The Leifsonia sp. ZF2019 DNA segment CGCGATCAGCACCGACGCGCAGGTCTGACCGCCGCGCTGCCGGCCCCGTTCTCAGCGACCGAACAGGGCGGGCAGGCGCTCGAACCAGTACAGCAGCTCGGGCGAGGTGCGCCGCAGCTGGGCCAGCGTCATCGACTCGGCGGGGCGGGTGACCGGGACGTCGAGCTCCTCCGCCACGCGTTCCATGCTCTCGAGTGACCAGAACTGACCGCGCATCCGGATGAGGAGGCGCCCGTCGAGCCCGGTGACGAAGAGCTGGGGGAGGGTGTCGAGAGTACTGCTCTCATAGAGCTGCACGAGGAGGACCGACCCCACCTCGGCGTGCCGCACCTGCACGACGCGGCCGAAGAATCCGCGCTCCCGCACGCCGTGGTCGCCGACGCTGATCGTGACGCTGAAGAAGGAGAACACGGACAGCACCGTGGCGCCGATCACCAGCACGTGGGCGATCAGCACCAGCGGCCACCCGCCGGTCGGGATGCTGAGCCAGTAGAGCACGGCGAACACCGGTGTGGTCAGGGCGAGGATGGCGACCACCCCGCGGGCGAACAGGTGGCGGAACGGGCGGAGCACCGTCTCGCGCATCACACCCGACTCCCGTCCGAGTTCCCGTTGCTCTGTCATCGCAACGAGCCTCGCCTATCGGTCGTCGCCTCCGGTAGCGGCATTTTGGGGGACACGGTCTGCTTTCGCGGCGACCTCCCTGGCCCGGATGCTGCGGACCCGGAACGCGCTCAGGACGGTCGCGAGCACACCGACGGCGAACAGGATCACCGTCCCCAGGTCGTGCAGGGAGCGCCCCACCAGGAGCGTGATCGCCCCGATCGCCACGGTGGCGCAGAGCTGTGCGAACATCTTCTTGCTCATCGGGACCATCCAACAGGACGTCGCGGCTGCCGTGTGAACCCGACGCGCTGCGAATAGGATGGCCCGAGATCGAAAAGGGGTGACTCTGGTGGCGACGCTTCGTGATGTCGCGGCCTTGGCGGGGGTATCCGTCAAGACCGTTTCCAACGTTGTGAACGACTTCGAGTTCGTGCGCCCGTCGACGAGGGAGAAGGTCAGGGAGGCGATCGCCGAGCTTGGGTACCAGCCGAACCTCGCCGCGCGGCAGCTCCGCGCCGGTCGCACGGGCGTCATCGGCCTGGCCGTCCCCGAGCTCAAGTTCAGCTACTTCGCCGAGCTCGCCGATGCGGTGCTCGAGGCCGCGCGAGCGCGCGACTATGTCGTGCTGATCGAGCAGACCGGCGGCGACCGCGACGCCGAGGTCGCCCTCCTGACGGGATCGCGCACCGCGATGATGGACGGTCTGCTCTTCTCGCCGCTCGGCCTTTCGTACGAGGACGCGGGGATTCTGGACGTCGGCTACCCGCTGGTGCTGCTCGGCGAGCGGATCTTCGACGGGCCGACCGATCATGTCGTCATCCAGAACGTCGAGGGAGCCGCGATGGCGACGCGCCGTCTGCTCTCAGCCGGCCGCAGCCGGATCGCCGTGCTCGGCGCGCACGAGGGCGAGCGGGTCGGTTCCGCCGCGCTGCGTCTGCGCGGCTACGAGGAGGCTCTGCTCGAGGCAGGGATCGCGTTCGACCCCGCGCTCGTGGTGGCGCGCGAGGGCTGGCACCGGCGCGACGGAGCGGAGGCGATGCAAGAACTGCTCGACCGTGGCGTGGGCTTCGATGCCGTGCTCGCCCTGAACGACGAGCTCGCCCTCGGTTCGCTGCGCACGCTGGCCCAGCATCGCATCGCCGTGCCGGAGGACGTCGCCGTGATCGGCTACGACAACGTGACCGAGTCGCAGTTCGCGATGCCGAGTCTCACGACCGTCGACCCGAACCGCGCGCGGGTCGCCGAGATCGCGGTGGAGGCGCTGGTCGAGCGGATCGCCGGCCGGGTGCCGGCGGACGTGGGACCCCGCCTCTTCGACGTGCCCGCACGTCTCGTCGAGCGGGAGTCCACCCCGGTTCCCGTCGCGGCGCGGGCCTCCTCCGTCACCGCGGTCTGAGTCGGCGGGCGAACGACGTTGACGGAGGGATGCCGCGTTTGTACAATCGCTTCTACAACGTTGGAATTGCAGCGTTGTAAACCCGATCCGATCCACGGCGCGATCGGACACACGAGAGGCATTCAATGAAGAAACTGCTTGCGACGCTCGCCGCCGCAGCCGGCGTCTCCCTCGCGCTCGCGGGCTGCTCCGGCTCGACGGGCTCGGACTCATCCGGCCCGGTCACCCTCACCTTCTGGCACGGCTACACCGAGGCCGACGGCAAAGTGCTCGACCAGATCGTCGACGACTTCAACAAATCCCAGAGCTCCATCACGATCAAGACGACCACCAAGACATGGGCCGTCATCGGCGACACCCTCCTGCCCGCACTGTCGGCGAAGAAGGGCCCGGACATCGTCGCCATGCCGGCCGAGAACCTCCCGGTCTACGCGTCGAAGGGCGCGTTCGCGAAGCTCGACGACTTCTACGCGAGCGACGCCACGAAGAAGGCGTCCCTCAACGCGAGTGCGGTCGAGATGGAGAAGGTGAACGGCTCCTACTACGGCGTCCCGACCGGATTCGTCCCCCTCTCGGTCATCTACAACAAGACGCTCTTCGAGAAGGCGGGCATCTCCACCTTCCCGACGACCTGGGACGAGTGGGTCGCCGACGCCAAGAAGCTCACGGTCGACGCCGACGGAGACGGGACGCCCGAGCAGTACGGCCTGGCCCTCCCCGATCACGCCACCGTCGGCAACGGTGTCTGGGCGAGCCTCTTCTACGGCAACGGCGGCGAGCTCGTCGACGGCACGAAGTCGGCTCTCGACTCGAAGGCCAACACCGAGACGCTGACGTACTGGGCCGACGCCGTGCGCAACGGCAAGATCTCGCCGACCGGCCTCGACGGCGTCGCCTCCGACAAGCTGTTCTCCTCCGGCAAGGCCGCGATGGAGATCGGCGGACCGTGGATGGCGTCCGTCGCGACCGAGAACAAGATCGACTACGGCATCGCGGGCATCCCCGCCGGCCCGAAGGGGTCCGCCTCCTCCGCCATCGGCATCTCCGCCGCCGTGACCGCGCAGGCCGACTCGGCCAAGAAGGCCGCCGCCGAGAAGTTCTTCGACTACTTCTTCACCAAGGAGGTGGCCACGAAGTGGTCGCTCGGCTCCGGCTGGCCGCCCCTCCGCACCGACATCCCCTCGTCGGCCGTCTCGTCGAACCCCGTCGTCGCGTCCCTCACCGACCTCGTGGGCGACGCCCGCCCGCTGCTGCCCGGCGTCGCCAACAGCACCGACGTGCTGTCGGCGGTCGATGAGGCCACGCAGAAGGCGCTCACCGGCGGCGACCCGGCCGATCTGCTGAAGTCGGCCTCCAGCCAGGTGCAGCAGGCGCTCGACAACTGACCCGCCCGGGCGGCCGCCGCCTCCCCGCGGCGGCCGCCCACCCCACGAAAGCGACCATGACCTCTCTCACCCGCACCCGCGAGCGCCGGCGACCGTATCGCCCGCCCGCCCCGCTCGGCGGCCGACGGCGCTCCGGCGCCACGGCGCCGATCGCCCTCCTCTTCCTCCTGCCCGCCCTCGTCATCCTGATCGCCTTCGTCGGCTGGCCGATGCTCTCGGCGCTGCGGCTGTCGTTCACGAACGCGAGCGGCTTCGGGCTGGAGCAGTGGGTCGGGCTCGACAACTACGTGCGCGTGTTCACCGATCCGCGCATCCTGTCGACGCTGGGCAACACCGCGCTCTACACGGTGCTCTTCACGCCGACCGCTCTCATCGCGGCCCTGCTGCTGGCGCTGCTGCTCGGCAACCGCCGCCTGATCGCCCGCGGTGTCTTCCGCACGGCCCTCTTCCTGCCGTTCATCGTCTCGCTCGCGGTCGCGGCGTTCGCCTGGACCTACCTCCTCGACCCGCAGGTCGGCCTCCTCAACTACTGGCTGCGATCGGTCGGCATCCAGCTCGGCAACGTGCTCCAGGATCCGGCTCTCGCCATGCCCACCGTCGTGCTGGTCGCGATCTGGAAGAGCTTCGGCTTCTACATGGTGATCTTCATCGCCGGGCTGCAGGAGATCCCCGAGTCGCTCTACGAGGCGGCGAAGATCGACGGCGCCGGCGCCTGGCGACGCTTCACCAACGTCACGCTCCCGCAGCTGAGCAACACGCTCGCCTTCGTGGTCGTGTTCGCGATGATCGCGGCCCTCCAAGCGTTCGACCAGATCTACGTCATGACCGGAGGCGGGCCCTACCGATCGACCCAGACGGTCGTGATGGAGATCTACCCGGAGGGCTTCAAGAAGCTCGACCTCGGCGTCGCCACGGCGCTCTCGTACGTGCTGCTGGCCGCCACCCTCATCCTCAGCCTGGTGCAGTTCCGGTTCTTCGGACGACGCGAGAAGGACAACGCCTGATGACCACCGTCGCCACCCGGCCGCGCACCGGCACCGACCGCACACCCATGCGCGGCCGTCGCCGCCTCGGCCGCACCGCCGAGCGCTGGCTGCTCTTCGCCGCGGTGCTCGCACTGACCCTCATCGTGCTGTTGCCGGTCGTCATCATCGTGCTCACGGCGTTCAAGCCGGCCGCCGAGATCAACGCCTACCCGCCGACGCTCCTCCCGGGCACCTGGACCTTCGACAACTTCACGAAGATCTTCAGCGACCTCCCGTTCGGCCGGCTGTTCCTCAACAGCCTGGTCTTCGCGGGCGGCGTCACGGTCTTCGCGCTCGTGTTCGACTCGCTCGCCGCCTACGCGCTCGCCCGCCTCGACTTCCGCGGCAACCGGGTGCTGCTGATCGTGATCGTCGCCAGTCTGATGATCCCGTTCCAGGCGACGCTGATCCCCGTCTACCAGCTGGTCGCCCAGCTGGGCTGGGTCAACACGTTCGCCGGCCTGATCATCCCGCGCGCCGCCGACGCGTTCGGCATCTTCTTCCTGCGCCAGTTCTTCATCTCGCTCCCGCGCGACCTCGACAACGCGGCGCGCATCGACGGCGCCGGGGAGTTCCGCATCTTCCGCAGCATCGTGCTGCCGAACGCGGTGCCCGCGCTGCTGACGCTCGCGATCTTCACATTCGTCAACAACTGGAACGACCTGCTGTGGCCGCTCGTGTTCACGACGTCGCCCGAGATGGGCACCATCACCTCCGGGCTCACACTGCTGACCGGCCCGAGCGGGATCATCCCCTACGGCACGATGATGGCCGGTTCGCTCATCGCGGTCCTCCCGCTCGCGGTGATGTTCCTGATCATGCAGCGGCGCTTCATCGAGAGCGTCGCGACGACGGGGCTCAAGTGATGGGCGCGCGCTGGTTCGAGGACGGCCGCCTCCACCTCGGCCTCGGGATCGAGGACACGTTCGTCCCGCAGGCCCGGCCGGGGGAGCGGGCGATCGACGAGTACGAGCTGACCGAGCACTACGAGCGCTTCGACGCGGACTTCGCCCTCGCGGCCGACGTCGGCGCGGAGGTGCTGCGCTGGGGCGTCCCCTGGTACTGGGTCGCGCCGCAGCCCGGTGTGTGGGACTGGGAGTGGACGGACCGGGCGATCGCGTCGATGCTGGCGCACGGTATCCGTCCGATCATCGACCTCCTCCACTACGGCACACCGCTGTGGCTCGACGGCCAGTTCGCGCATCCCGACTACCCGCTCCACGTCGAGGAGTACGCGCGCCGGTTCGCGGAGCGCTACGGCGACCGGGTGACCGACTACACGCCGGTCAACGAGCCGGTCATCCACGCACTCTTCTCGGGCGAGTACGGCTACTGGCCCCCCTACCTGGAGGGCGCGGAGGGCTTCGCGCGAATCGCGGCGAACCTGGCTCGCGGATTCGTGCGGAGCCAGCAGGCCATCGCCTCGGTCGTCGGCGAGCGGGCGGTGTTCGTGCACGTGGACGCCGCCATGAGTTTCGTCGGCGACGACGCGGCCCCGGAGCACCGCGCGGAGGCCCAGCGACTGCGCCACCAGGTGCACCTCGTCGAAGACCTCGTCACCGGGCGGGTGGATGCGGCGCACCCGCTGCGCGACCGTCTCGCGCCGGCCGTCTCCGACGCGGAGCTGGAGTGGTTCCGAGCCAACGCCGTCCACCCGGACGTCATGGGCGTCAACTACTACCCGCGGCACTCGACCGAGCTCTTCGAGGCGGGGGTCCGCCACGGCGGCGGCTTCGCCGACCCGCGGCCCAGCGTCGACCGCGGCACCGACGGACTGCGGGAGGCGCTCCTCGGGTTCGCCGCGCGCTACGGCGCGCCCGTGATGGTCACCGAGACCTGCGTCACCGGCACGGTCGCCGAGCGTCTGGAGTGGCTCGACGAGTCGCTCGCGCTCGTGGAGCGGATGCGTGCGGGCGGGACGGACATCGTCGGCTACGTCTGGTGGCCGCTCTTCGACATGTACGAGTGGACCTGGCGGCACACGGAGGCCCCGCGCGCCGACCATCTGCTGACGATGGGCCTCCACGACCTGGTCGAGTCGCCGCACGGCCTGCTGCGCGTGCCCAACCCGGTCGCCGACCGCTACCGCGAGCACGCGCGGCGCCTCGGCGGCGCCTCCCCGACCTCCCCGACTGATGACCGACTGAACGCCTGACCGCCCGACCTCCGACGGAAGAACGAATGAACACTGCACACCTCTCCCTCCGCCCCTCCGCCGTCATCGGCACGATCAACCCGCGGCTCTACGGTTCGTTCCTGGAGCACCTCGGGCGCGCCGTGTACGACGGCATCTACGAGCCGGGGCACCCGTCGGCCGACGCCGACGGCTTCCGCACCGACGTGATCGAGCTCGTGAAGGAGCTCGGGGTCTCGACCGTTCGCTACCCGGGCGGCAACTTCGTCTCGGGCTTCAAGTGGGAGGACTCGGTCGGCCCGCGCGACGAGCGTCCGACGCGCCTCGACCTCGCCTGGCACTCCACGGAGACCAACGAGATCGGCCTGCACGAGTTCCAGGACTGGCTCGACAAGGTGGGCAGCGAGCTCATGCTCGCCGTCAACCTCGGCACGCGCGGCGTCGCGGAGGCGCTCGACCTGCTCGAGTACGCCAACCACCGCGGCGGCACGGCGCTCTCGGAGCAGCGCATCGCGAACGGGCGCACCGATCCGTTCGGCATCCGGATGTGGTGCCTCGGCAACGAGATGGACGGCCCGTGGCAGGTGGGGCACTCCACCGCCGAGTACTACGGGACCCTTGCCGCGAAGACCGCGCAGGCCATGAAGATGGTCGACCCGGACCTCGAGCTGGTCGTGTGCGGCTCCTCCAGCTCCTCCATGCCGACGTTCGGTGAGTGGGAGCGCGTGACGCTCACCCACGCCTACGAAGACGTCGAGTACATCTCGTGCCACGCGTACTACGAGAACACGGGCGACCTCGGCGCCTTCCTCGCCTCGGGCGTCGACATGGACTACTTCATCAACAGCGTCGTCGCCACCGCCGACCACGTGAAGGCCGTGCGCGGCAGCCGGAAGACGATCGACATCTCCTTCGACGAGTGGAACATCTGGTACAACACCCGGTTCGAGACCGTCGACCGCATCGCCGGCGTCGACAACTGGCCGATCGCCCCGCGTCTGCTGGAGGACACCTACACCGTCTCGGACGCGGTGGTCTTCGGCAGCCTCCTCATCACCCTGCTGAAGCACGCGGACCGCGTGACCAGCGCCTCCCTCGCCCAGCTCGTCAACGTCATCGCCCCGATCATGACCGAGCCCGGCGGGCCGGCGTGGCGCCAGACCACGTTCTTCCCGTTCGCCGCCACCTCCGCCCACGGCCGCGGGGTCTCGCTCGACGTGCACGTCACCAGCGGCACCTACGCGACCGAGCGTTTCGGCGAGGTGCCGCTCGTGGACGCCGTCGCCACGCACGACGCCGAGGCGGGCCGCTACGCGATCTACGCCGTCAGCCGCGCCGTCGACTCCGCCACGGAGCTGGTCGTCGACCTCGCCGACCTCGGCGCGGACCTCGACGGCCTCACCGTCTCCGCCCGCACGCTGACCGACCCGGACCTCGACGCGGCCAACACCCTCGAGGACCCCGACCGCGTCTCCCTCGCCGACCTCCCGTTCACGCGCGACGGCTCCACCCTGCGCATCGAGCTGCCCGCCGTGTCGTGGACGGAGATCCTGCTCCAGGGCTGACCGGCCGCCGCACGACGCCGCGCACATTCGCGCCGAATGTCGACTCACAGCGCTTCAGAGTCCACATTCGTGCCGAATGTGCGCGTCGTCTGTGACGTCGGCTCCGCGCGAACATTCGTGACGAATGTCGACGTCGGCCGCGGCAATCCGCGCATTCGTGACGAATGTGGCGCGGGACTCGCGACGCAAAAATGGCGGAGAATGGGGTGTCTGGGTTCACGACATAGGTCTCAGTTGATAGGTCCCTGGTGAGTCGGGACATGCGTCACAGTCGGTGGCATGTCGAAGGCTCGGGTCGCCGTGATGAAGATCGTGTCCAAACAGCTCACCGTGACGGCGGCAGCTGCCGAGTACGGGTTCTCCCGCCGGCACCTGCATCGGCTGCTCGCACGCTACCGAGACGGCGGCCTGGACGCGGTCGAACCGCGCTCCCGAGCCCCGCACACCAGCCCGCAGCGAACCGCGGACGAAGTC contains these protein-coding regions:
- a CDS encoding ABC transporter substrate-binding protein, with product MKKLLATLAAAAGVSLALAGCSGSTGSDSSGPVTLTFWHGYTEADGKVLDQIVDDFNKSQSSITIKTTTKTWAVIGDTLLPALSAKKGPDIVAMPAENLPVYASKGAFAKLDDFYASDATKKASLNASAVEMEKVNGSYYGVPTGFVPLSVIYNKTLFEKAGISTFPTTWDEWVADAKKLTVDADGDGTPEQYGLALPDHATVGNGVWASLFYGNGGELVDGTKSALDSKANTETLTYWADAVRNGKISPTGLDGVASDKLFSSGKAAMEIGGPWMASVATENKIDYGIAGIPAGPKGSASSAIGISAAVTAQADSAKKAAAEKFFDYFFTKEVATKWSLGSGWPPLRTDIPSSAVSSNPVVASLTDLVGDARPLLPGVANSTDVLSAVDEATQKALTGGDPADLLKSASSQVQQALDN
- a CDS encoding family 1 glycosylhydrolase is translated as MGARWFEDGRLHLGLGIEDTFVPQARPGERAIDEYELTEHYERFDADFALAADVGAEVLRWGVPWYWVAPQPGVWDWEWTDRAIASMLAHGIRPIIDLLHYGTPLWLDGQFAHPDYPLHVEEYARRFAERYGDRVTDYTPVNEPVIHALFSGEYGYWPPYLEGAEGFARIAANLARGFVRSQQAIASVVGERAVFVHVDAAMSFVGDDAAPEHRAEAQRLRHQVHLVEDLVTGRVDAAHPLRDRLAPAVSDAELEWFRANAVHPDVMGVNYYPRHSTELFEAGVRHGGGFADPRPSVDRGTDGLREALLGFAARYGAPVMVTETCVTGTVAERLEWLDESLALVERMRAGGTDIVGYVWWPLFDMYEWTWRHTEAPRADHLLTMGLHDLVESPHGLLRVPNPVADRYREHARRLGGASPTSPTDDRLNA
- the arfA gene encoding arabinosylfuranosidase ArfA; protein product: MNTAHLSLRPSAVIGTINPRLYGSFLEHLGRAVYDGIYEPGHPSADADGFRTDVIELVKELGVSTVRYPGGNFVSGFKWEDSVGPRDERPTRLDLAWHSTETNEIGLHEFQDWLDKVGSELMLAVNLGTRGVAEALDLLEYANHRGGTALSEQRIANGRTDPFGIRMWCLGNEMDGPWQVGHSTAEYYGTLAAKTAQAMKMVDPDLELVVCGSSSSSMPTFGEWERVTLTHAYEDVEYISCHAYYENTGDLGAFLASGVDMDYFINSVVATADHVKAVRGSRKTIDISFDEWNIWYNTRFETVDRIAGVDNWPIAPRLLEDTYTVSDAVVFGSLLITLLKHADRVTSASLAQLVNVIAPIMTEPGGPAWRQTTFFPFAATSAHGRGVSLDVHVTSGTYATERFGEVPLVDAVATHDAEAGRYAIYAVSRAVDSATELVVDLADLGADLDGLTVSARTLTDPDLDAANTLEDPDRVSLADLPFTRDGSTLRIELPAVSWTEILLQG
- a CDS encoding carbohydrate ABC transporter permease, which produces MTTVATRPRTGTDRTPMRGRRRLGRTAERWLLFAAVLALTLIVLLPVVIIVLTAFKPAAEINAYPPTLLPGTWTFDNFTKIFSDLPFGRLFLNSLVFAGGVTVFALVFDSLAAYALARLDFRGNRVLLIVIVASLMIPFQATLIPVYQLVAQLGWVNTFAGLIIPRAADAFGIFFLRQFFISLPRDLDNAARIDGAGEFRIFRSIVLPNAVPALLTLAIFTFVNNWNDLLWPLVFTTSPEMGTITSGLTLLTGPSGIIPYGTMMAGSLIAVLPLAVMFLIMQRRFIESVATTGLK
- a CDS encoding carbohydrate ABC transporter permease, with amino-acid sequence MTSLTRTRERRRPYRPPAPLGGRRRSGATAPIALLFLLPALVILIAFVGWPMLSALRLSFTNASGFGLEQWVGLDNYVRVFTDPRILSTLGNTALYTVLFTPTALIAALLLALLLGNRRLIARGVFRTALFLPFIVSLAVAAFAWTYLLDPQVGLLNYWLRSVGIQLGNVLQDPALAMPTVVLVAIWKSFGFYMVIFIAGLQEIPESLYEAAKIDGAGAWRRFTNVTLPQLSNTLAFVVVFAMIAALQAFDQIYVMTGGGPYRSTQTVVMEIYPEGFKKLDLGVATALSYVLLAATLILSLVQFRFFGRREKDNA
- a CDS encoding LacI family DNA-binding transcriptional regulator, whose translation is MATLRDVAALAGVSVKTVSNVVNDFEFVRPSTREKVREAIAELGYQPNLAARQLRAGRTGVIGLAVPELKFSYFAELADAVLEAARARDYVVLIEQTGGDRDAEVALLTGSRTAMMDGLLFSPLGLSYEDAGILDVGYPLVLLGERIFDGPTDHVVIQNVEGAAMATRRLLSAGRSRIAVLGAHEGERVGSAALRLRGYEEALLEAGIAFDPALVVAREGWHRRDGAEAMQELLDRGVGFDAVLALNDELALGSLRTLAQHRIAVPEDVAVIGYDNVTESQFAMPSLTTVDPNRARVAEIAVEALVERIAGRVPADVGPRLFDVPARLVERESTPVPVAARASSVTAV